The following coding sequences lie in one Burkholderia cepacia genomic window:
- a CDS encoding ABC transporter ATP-binding protein, whose translation MNSQSGAPVAGAPFSVSSSGADARAENFVQIVDVVKKFGDTEAVRSVNLTVRQGELFALLGSSGCGKSTLLRMLAGLETVTSGKILIDGEDLAQMPPYKRPVNMMFQSYALFPHMSVESNVAFGLKQEGTPKAELKERVASALELVQMSKYAKRKPHQLSGGQQQRVALARSLVKRPKLLLLDEPMSALDKQIRQRTQIELVNILNRVGVTCIMVTHDQEEAMTMANRLAVMSEGQIVQIGSPNEVYEYPNSRFSAEFIGSTNLFDGVTVEDEPDHVYIESPELPSRLYVSHGISGPLGMPVTVSVRPERIALTRKPPEGAFNWARGKISNVAYMGGYSLYHVKLDAGKTVIANVSSLAISELDTPVLGDEIYVRWSATAGVVLTS comes from the coding sequence ATGAATAGCCAGTCGGGTGCGCCGGTTGCGGGCGCGCCGTTCTCCGTTTCCTCCTCCGGCGCCGATGCGCGCGCCGAGAACTTTGTCCAGATCGTCGACGTCGTCAAGAAATTCGGCGACACCGAAGCCGTGCGCAGCGTCAACCTGACCGTGCGCCAGGGCGAGCTGTTCGCGCTGCTCGGCAGCTCGGGTTGCGGCAAGTCGACGTTGCTGCGGATGCTCGCGGGCCTCGAGACGGTCACGTCGGGCAAGATCCTGATCGACGGCGAGGACCTCGCGCAGATGCCGCCGTACAAGCGGCCCGTGAACATGATGTTCCAGTCGTATGCGCTGTTCCCGCACATGTCGGTCGAGTCGAACGTCGCGTTCGGGCTGAAGCAGGAAGGCACGCCGAAGGCCGAGCTGAAGGAACGCGTCGCGTCGGCGCTCGAACTCGTGCAGATGAGCAAGTACGCGAAGCGCAAGCCGCACCAGCTGTCCGGCGGCCAGCAGCAGCGCGTCGCGCTCGCGCGCTCGCTGGTCAAGCGCCCGAAGCTGCTGCTGCTCGACGAGCCGATGTCCGCGCTCGACAAGCAGATCCGCCAGCGTACGCAGATCGAGCTCGTCAACATCCTGAACAGGGTCGGCGTCACCTGCATCATGGTCACGCACGATCAGGAAGAAGCGATGACGATGGCCAATCGGCTCGCGGTGATGAGCGAAGGCCAGATCGTGCAGATCGGCTCGCCGAACGAAGTCTACGAATACCCGAACAGCCGCTTCTCGGCCGAGTTCATCGGCTCGACGAACCTGTTCGACGGCGTGACCGTCGAGGACGAACCCGACCACGTATACATCGAATCGCCCGAGCTGCCGAGCCGGCTGTACGTGAGCCACGGGATCTCGGGCCCGCTCGGGATGCCGGTCACGGTGTCGGTGCGCCCCGAACGGATCGCGCTCACGCGCAAGCCGCCCGAAGGCGCGTTCAACTGGGCGCGCGGCAAGATCAGCAACGTCGCGTACATGGGCGGCTACTCGCTGTATCACGTGAAGCTCGACGCGGGCAAGACGGTGATCGCGAACGTGTCGAGCCTCGCGATTTCCGAGCTCGACACGCCGGTGCTCGGCGACGAGATCTACGTGCGCTGGAGCGCGACGGCCGGCGTGGTGCTGACGTCATGA